Proteins from one Oscillatoria nigro-viridis PCC 7112 genomic window:
- the ltrA gene encoding group II intron reverse transcriptase/maturase, whose translation MNTVEKPMYEWNDINWRKLERNVFKLQKRIYQASNRGDVKLVRRLQKLLISSWAAKALSVRRVTQDNQGKKTAGVDGVKSLTPKQRLALIDKISLGSKVKPTRRVWIPKPGTDEERPLGIPTMEDRALQALVKLVLEPEWEARFEPNSYGFRPGRSCHDAIGAIFSAVSQKSKYVLDADISKCFDRINHDVLLSKLNTYPTLRRQIRAWLKAGVMDGNKLFPTDEGTPQGGVISPLLANVALHGIEELIMGLAPKFEMRDSRGHTYGLRDKIKSISLIRYADDFVVLHEDVEVVKLCKVEIEKWLSDIGLELKPSKTRLAHTLNKLDDEKPGFNFLGFNIRQFPVGKHNSSKGTRGTLLGFKTIISPSKESQKRHYRKVAEVINKSRGLNQATLIKNLNPIIRGWCNYFSTVVSKKIFDRLWHLVVWKLLKWGRHRHRNKGRGWTRLKYFKTVEGNNWVFATGEGNNPLKLIQHSSTEIKRYVKVKGMASPYDGDWIYWSSRMGVHPEIPVRVAKLLKRQKGKCAHCDNYFKDGDSIEVDHIAPKSKGGKESYDNWQLLHRHCHDTKTANDGSLGNKSSCKSAKPKPPVEPSLWAWENDMLVMTY comes from the coding sequence ATGAACACGGTAGAAAAACCGATGTATGAATGGAACGATATCAACTGGCGAAAGCTAGAGCGTAACGTTTTTAAATTGCAAAAGCGGATATATCAAGCGTCTAATCGTGGTGATGTCAAGCTAGTACGCAGACTCCAGAAACTGTTGATAAGTTCTTGGGCAGCAAAAGCATTATCGGTTCGTCGGGTAACACAAGATAATCAAGGAAAGAAGACGGCAGGCGTGGACGGTGTTAAATCGCTGACCCCAAAGCAACGTCTCGCACTGATAGATAAAATATCATTGGGTTCAAAGGTTAAGCCAACACGCCGAGTTTGGATACCCAAACCAGGGACAGATGAGGAAAGACCGTTAGGCATACCGACAATGGAAGACCGAGCCTTGCAAGCGTTAGTCAAACTGGTGTTAGAACCAGAATGGGAAGCGCGATTTGAACCTAACTCATACGGGTTCAGACCAGGACGCTCGTGCCACGATGCAATAGGAGCAATATTCAGTGCGGTAAGTCAGAAATCAAAATATGTGCTGGATGCCGATATCAGTAAATGCTTCGACCGCATTAACCATGATGTACTTCTCTCAAAATTAAATACCTATCCTACCCTACGGAGACAAATCCGGGCTTGGTTAAAAGCTGGTGTTATGGATGGAAACAAGCTGTTCCCAACTGATGAAGGGACACCACAGGGCGGGGTGATTTCACCTCTACTTGCCAATGTCGCCTTACATGGGATTGAGGAATTGATTATGGGTTTAGCCCCAAAATTCGAGATGAGAGACTCTCGTGGTCATACTTATGGATTACGAGACAAAATCAAATCGATTTCACTGATACGATATGCGGACGATTTCGTAGTTCTCCATGAGGATGTAGAAGTTGTGAAGCTGTGTAAGGTTGAGATAGAGAAGTGGTTAAGTGACATTGGGTTAGAATTAAAGCCGAGTAAAACAAGATTAGCCCACACCCTGAATAAACTAGATGATGAAAAACCTGGATTTAACTTTCTAGGATTCAACATCAGGCAGTTTCCAGTAGGAAAACACAACTCAAGTAAGGGAACTAGAGGCACTTTATTGGGCTTTAAAACTATTATCAGCCCTAGCAAGGAAAGTCAGAAAAGGCACTACAGAAAAGTTGCGGAAGTAATAAATAAATCGCGTGGGTTAAACCAAGCGACTTTAATAAAAAATCTCAATCCTATCATTAGGGGTTGGTGTAACTACTTCTCAACAGTCGTCAGCAAGAAAATATTTGATAGGCTGTGGCACTTAGTGGTTTGGAAGCTTCTCAAATGGGGTCGCCATCGTCATAGGAACAAGGGCAGAGGATGGACACGCCTTAAATACTTCAAAACCGTAGAAGGCAATAACTGGGTGTTCGCAACCGGAGAGGGTAACAATCCTCTAAAGCTCATACAACATAGTTCCACTGAAATAAAGCGCTATGTAAAAGTAAAAGGGATGGCATCACCCTATGACGGTGACTGGATATATTGGAGTTCAAGAATGGGAGTACACCCAGAAATACCCGTAAGAGTAGCCAAACTACTCAAGCGACAAAAAGGGAAATGCGCTCACTGCGATAACTACTTCAAAGATGGAGATTCGATAGAGGTTGACCACATCGCCCCCAAATCGAAAGGTGGAAAGGAATCGTATGATAATTGGCAGCTACTCCATCGACATTGCCACGACACAAAGACTGCCAATGATGGCAGTCTTGGTAACAAATCTAGCTGCAAAAGTGCTAAACCTAAGCCACCAGTGGAACCAAGCCTTTGGGCTTGGGAAAACGATATGTTGGTAATGACGTACTGA
- a CDS encoding PAS domain-containing sensor histidine kinase, whose amino-acid sequence MTAQVARHARTVDGILGASLDLIFLIDRSGKYTYVSRTAAQAAGMNPREMIGKTWQELGWSPTIMQRVHQECHGIFATAEPVKGEVIVPTANWGTRDYEYILSPVCATDGSVEAVVATLRDITERKDAEEAWQLAKEAAELANRAKSAFLANMSHELRTPLNAIIGYSDMLAEDAEELGNLQVVSDLDKIRTAGKHLLRLIDDILDISKIEADKMEIYLESFDVGGLIEEVATTIKPLMDKNGNTLQVLSSDNIGAMHGDLMKVQQVMLNLLSNAAKFSANGTIVLTVERITSEELKNKYQPKVAQMLILDADFLIFRVTDTGIGMTQEQQERLFQPFTQADNSTTRKYGGTGLGLTISQRFCQMMGGDIEVTSELDCGSTFTVCLPASLFKRSKF is encoded by the coding sequence ATGACGGCTCAGGTAGCCCGACACGCCAGAACTGTTGACGGCATTCTCGGCGCTTCTCTTGACCTAATTTTTCTAATAGATCGATCGGGAAAATACACCTATGTCAGCCGCACCGCCGCTCAAGCCGCCGGCATGAACCCCAGAGAAATGATTGGCAAAACCTGGCAGGAATTAGGCTGGTCGCCAACAATTATGCAGCGGGTTCACCAAGAATGCCACGGCATATTTGCCACAGCCGAGCCCGTGAAAGGCGAAGTAATTGTCCCCACGGCAAACTGGGGAACCCGCGACTACGAGTACATTCTCAGCCCGGTTTGTGCGACAGACGGCAGCGTCGAAGCGGTGGTGGCGACACTGCGGGATATCACCGAACGCAAAGACGCGGAGGAAGCGTGGCAGTTGGCCAAAGAAGCAGCAGAACTCGCCAACCGCGCCAAGAGTGCTTTTCTGGCAAACATGAGCCACGAGTTACGCACTCCCCTCAACGCGATTATCGGCTACAGCGATATGCTAGCGGAAGATGCCGAAGAGTTAGGCAACTTACAGGTAGTCTCGGATTTAGACAAAATTCGCACTGCTGGCAAACACTTGCTGCGCCTAATTGACGACATTCTAGACATTTCCAAAATTGAAGCTGACAAGATGGAGATTTACCTCGAAAGCTTCGATGTTGGAGGCTTAATCGAGGAGGTGGCAACAACCATCAAACCGCTAATGGATAAAAACGGCAATACTTTGCAAGTATTGAGTTCTGACAATATCGGCGCGATGCACGGCGATTTGATGAAAGTGCAGCAGGTAATGCTGAATTTGCTCAGCAATGCTGCTAAATTTTCGGCAAATGGGACGATCGTGCTTACTGTCGAAAGAATTACCAGTGAAGAATTAAAAAATAAATATCAACCGAAAGTTGCTCAAATGTTAATTTTGGATGCAGACTTTTTAATTTTCCGAGTGACCGACACGGGCATCGGCATGACACAAGAACAGCAAGAGCGACTGTTCCAACCTTTTACTCAAGCTGACAATTCAACTACTCGCAAGTACGGCGGTACGGGTTTGGGACTGACTATCAGCCAGCGTTTTTGTCAGATGATGGGCGGCGATATTGAAGTTACTAGCGAGTTAGATTGCGGTTCTACTTTTACTGTTTGTCTGCCTGCTTCATTGTTTAAGCGATCGAAATTTTAA
- a CDS encoding aldo/keto reductase yields the protein MRYRRFGKTELHLSVFSLGTMRYLASEETACQTVQQAVSQGINHLETAAGYGCSEEYLGAALSAGLSVDRSRLHLTTKISPTEDAAAVERCIDASLKRLNLDYIDCLAIHGLNTWEHLAIVRSPTGCMESVRKALADGRIRHVGFSTHGPLDLILAAINTDLFEFVNLHYYYFFQRNAPAIQLAKDKDMGVFIISPADKGGQLYTPPETLAQLCSPLSPLELNYRFLLSDTRIGTLSVGPANATELEQPLKYCDRDFPLTHAEIAAFDRLESVIAATLTTDKCSQCYACLPCPENINIPEVLRLRNLAVGCDMTDFGKYRYAMFENAGHWFPGSKGNRCTDCGECLPRCPEELDIPTLLKDTHQRLGGKAGRRLWD from the coding sequence ATGCGCTATCGACGGTTTGGCAAAACGGAGTTGCACCTGTCTGTATTTTCCTTGGGAACCATGCGCTATTTGGCTAGTGAGGAAACTGCCTGTCAGACTGTACAGCAGGCGGTTTCTCAGGGAATCAATCACCTGGAAACGGCTGCAGGTTACGGTTGCAGCGAGGAATATCTCGGTGCGGCCCTTTCGGCTGGTTTGTCTGTCGATCGATCGCGCCTCCACCTCACTACAAAAATTTCCCCAACCGAGGATGCAGCAGCCGTGGAACGCTGCATCGACGCATCCCTCAAACGCCTGAATTTAGACTATATAGACTGTCTGGCAATTCACGGTTTGAATACTTGGGAACATTTGGCGATTGTGCGATCGCCCACAGGCTGCATGGAATCTGTACGCAAAGCCCTGGCTGATGGTCGCATTCGGCACGTCGGCTTTTCGACTCACGGGCCTCTGGATCTGATTTTGGCTGCAATCAATACAGATTTGTTTGAATTTGTCAATCTGCATTATTACTATTTTTTTCAGCGCAACGCCCCGGCAATTCAACTCGCCAAAGACAAAGATATGGGCGTTTTCATCATTTCTCCGGCAGATAAAGGAGGGCAACTCTACACGCCCCCGGAAACTCTCGCACAATTGTGCTCGCCTTTGTCGCCCTTAGAGTTAAACTATCGCTTTTTACTTAGCGATACTAGGATTGGGACTTTGAGTGTGGGCCCTGCAAATGCGACAGAATTAGAGCAACCCCTGAAATATTGCGATCGCGACTTTCCCCTCACCCACGCCGAAATCGCTGCCTTCGATCGGCTAGAATCGGTTATTGCAGCCACTTTGACAACCGACAAATGCAGCCAGTGCTATGCCTGTTTGCCTTGCCCGGAAAACATCAACATTCCCGAAGTATTGCGACTCCGCAATCTCGCCGTCGGGTGCGACATGACTGACTTTGGCAAATACCGCTACGCCATGTTTGAAAATGCCGGACACTGGTTTCCCGGCAGCAAAGGCAACCGCTGCACCGATTGCGGCGAATGTTTGCCCCGGTGTCCCGAAGAGTTAGACATCCCAACCCTGCTCAAAGATACTCACCAGCGACTGGGCGGCAAAGCAGGCAGGCGGTTGTGGGATTGA
- a CDS encoding PAS domain-containing protein: MAQTQLNDSKPNCLQPNEVATSERFKTAFKPSTYNLSVTRKQLIGLLALQTILPVGLTGTALWLTSAVGSNELQNQAKSELSLSEINYNLQLDRAADRLQNSSDSQTIAQTTLAYNSGNKISSLQKSVKKILENQVKTGAIHSAALVGKDGKIIVSVNLNQEGKSFNPRNLAYQVLAKKEPITASKIMAKSENQKQLPTLQPGLSERILVNYSEIPVKNPKNQTVIGALFIGRNLSQIPIVASSEIVNSFVGFDAIYAPLNEGKYVLVSGKSVMKNQRLPDLQWMDRSLLISARAADGKPVAQQIKIGNQAYTVAAKSLGNLAGKPAVILVRGIPKTSIATWWGNNWLLLAMSAAALVPLALGVAVARRIAKPANSNLSTADGNWPSNSSAEPPQRSRNLDLIYDNLNFGEFPDLFPKKSSLNGKLAVDFRYKKTAGDGPIANPHIPLAFQPLALPANSVSNQSRQANTELEKSAIALNLVQEAWQDLNRLNWELQPEILDRQNTQKALRKSEALLQAILDNSTAVIYIKDVDGKYLLTNRHFDNLFDIAKEQITGKTDADIFPEDKAAALRENDLKVLESSSPLTIEEIIPQDDGPHTYISLKFPLCNSEGKAYAVGTISTDVSDRKLAELTLEKAKAELEIEVEQRTLFLKQANELLRFELAARD, translated from the coding sequence ATGGCTCAAACTCAGTTAAACGACAGCAAGCCAAATTGTCTGCAGCCAAATGAAGTTGCGACTTCCGAAAGATTTAAAACAGCTTTCAAGCCGTCCACTTACAACTTGTCCGTTACCAGAAAACAGTTAATTGGACTGCTGGCGTTACAAACAATCTTGCCAGTCGGACTAACGGGAACAGCACTTTGGCTAACATCGGCAGTTGGAAGCAACGAACTGCAAAATCAAGCTAAATCCGAACTGAGCCTTAGTGAAATTAACTACAATCTCCAACTCGATCGCGCCGCCGACCGTTTGCAAAACTCCTCTGACAGCCAAACGATCGCCCAAACAACCTTAGCTTACAACAGCGGAAATAAAATATCATCTTTGCAAAAATCTGTCAAGAAAATTCTAGAAAATCAAGTCAAAACAGGAGCAATACACAGTGCAGCTTTAGTGGGGAAAGATGGGAAGATAATTGTTAGCGTTAATCTCAATCAAGAGGGAAAAAGTTTTAATCCTCGCAACCTAGCCTATCAAGTATTAGCAAAAAAAGAGCCAATTACGGCCAGCAAAATTATGGCTAAATCTGAAAATCAGAAACAATTGCCAACTTTGCAACCGGGATTGAGCGAACGTATTCTTGTGAATTACTCAGAAATACCCGTAAAAAATCCCAAAAATCAGACTGTTATTGGTGCTTTATTTATAGGAAGAAATTTGAGCCAAATCCCGATCGTTGCCAGTAGCGAAATAGTCAATTCATTCGTCGGATTTGACGCTATTTATGCACCGCTTAATGAGGGCAAATATGTCTTGGTAAGTGGAAAAAGTGTTATGAAAAATCAACGGTTGCCCGACTTACAGTGGATGGACAGATCGCTACTGATCTCTGCACGCGCCGCCGATGGGAAACCAGTTGCTCAGCAAATAAAAATAGGGAATCAGGCTTATACAGTAGCTGCCAAATCCCTTGGCAATTTAGCCGGAAAACCCGCAGTAATTTTAGTGCGGGGCATCCCCAAAACCTCGATCGCAACTTGGTGGGGCAACAACTGGCTGCTGCTGGCAATGTCTGCGGCTGCCCTTGTCCCCTTAGCCTTGGGAGTTGCAGTCGCCCGCCGGATTGCCAAACCCGCTAACTCAAATTTATCAACAGCAGACGGGAATTGGCCCTCTAATTCCAGCGCCGAACCGCCGCAGCGTTCCCGGAATTTGGATCTAATTTATGACAATTTAAATTTCGGCGAATTCCCCGATCTATTTCCCAAAAAATCGAGTTTAAACGGTAAATTAGCGGTGGATTTTCGATATAAAAAAACTGCGGGCGATGGCCCCATCGCAAATCCCCACATCCCGCTCGCTTTCCAACCCCTAGCATTGCCCGCAAACTCCGTCTCAAACCAGTCGCGGCAGGCAAATACAGAACTAGAAAAAAGCGCGATCGCCTTAAATCTAGTCCAGGAAGCTTGGCAAGACTTAAATCGCCTCAACTGGGAATTGCAGCCAGAAATACTCGATCGCCAAAACACTCAAAAAGCCCTGCGAAAGAGCGAAGCACTGCTGCAAGCAATTTTAGACAACTCAACAGCAGTGATTTACATCAAAGATGTTGATGGAAAATACCTGCTCACCAACCGCCATTTTGACAATTTGTTCGACATCGCCAAAGAGCAAATAACAGGGAAAACCGACGCCGATATTTTTCCCGAAGATAAAGCAGCAGCCCTGCGAGAAAACGACCTAAAAGTTCTCGAATCCTCCTCGCCCCTAACCATCGAAGAAATCATCCCTCAAGACGACGGCCCGCACACTTATATTTCTCTGAAATTTCCCCTCTGCAACTCCGAAGGTAAAGCTTATGCAGTCGGTACAATTTCTACAGACGTGAGCGATCGCAAACTTGCCGAACTCACTCTAGAAAAAGCCAAAGCAGAACTAGAAATAGAAGTCGAACAGCGCACTCTATTCCTCAAACAAGCCAACGAACTCTTGCGGTTTGAACTCGCAGCCAGAGATTAA
- a CDS encoding bifunctional nuclease family protein — protein sequence MIEMKVAGIALDAATRSPIVLLRDATERRALPIYIGQEQAKAIISAIEGHKPPRPLTHDLMVNFLEAWSLTLERIVIHSLQDNTFYAVLIVRQGEVKKEIDARPSDAIALALRTNCPIWVMEEVVADASIPVDRDADEAERRAFREFISNLRPEDLIKRSGLGPGETS from the coding sequence ATGATTGAAATGAAAGTCGCTGGAATTGCCTTAGATGCAGCCACGCGCAGTCCTATTGTCCTATTGAGAGACGCTACTGAGCGACGCGCTTTGCCTATTTATATCGGTCAGGAGCAAGCAAAGGCTATTATTAGCGCGATCGAAGGCCACAAGCCTCCTCGGCCCTTAACTCACGATCTGATGGTCAATTTCTTAGAGGCATGGAGTCTTACCTTGGAGCGCATAGTTATTCACTCGCTGCAAGATAACACGTTCTATGCCGTCCTGATCGTCCGTCAGGGAGAAGTTAAAAAAGAGATCGATGCCCGACCTAGCGACGCGATCGCCCTGGCCCTGCGTACGAACTGCCCCATCTGGGTGATGGAAGAAGTCGTCGCCGATGCTTCGATACCGGTCGATCGAGATGCTGACGAGGCAGAACGCCGGGCCTTCCGGGAATTTATCTCAAACCTCCGTCCAGAGGATTTGATCAAGAGAAGCGGCTTGGGCCCGGGCGAAACTTCCTAA